The Vitis riparia cultivar Riparia Gloire de Montpellier isolate 1030 chromosome 10, EGFV_Vit.rip_1.0, whole genome shotgun sequence genome includes a region encoding these proteins:
- the LOC117923713 gene encoding subtilisin-like protease SBT5.3, which translates to MGIMSPLFLLSFILFTVMKYPTLALKRSYVVYLGSHSHGAEPTSVLDFSRITDSHHDLLVSCLGSKKKAQEAIFYSYTRYINGFAAVLEDEEAAELSKRPGVVSVFLNQKNEMQTTRSWEFLGLERNGEIPADSIWMKAGFGEDIIIGNLDTGVWPESESFNDKGMGPIPSKWKGYCEPNDGVKCNRKLIGARYFNKGYEAALGRLLNSSYQTARDTYGHGTHTLSTAGGGFVGEANLLGSGYGTAKGGSPKARVASYKVCWQGCYDADILAAFDAAIHDGVDILSISLGGPPRDYFLDSIAIGSFQAVKNGIVVVCSAGNSGPTPGSVTNLAPWILTVAASTIDREFPSNVMLGNNKQFKGLSFKTNSLTAEKFYPLVYSVDARADNASARDAQICSVGSLDPKKVKGKIVYCLVDPSGLNALNVEKSWVVAQAGGIGMILANHLTTTTLIPQAHFVPTSRVSAADGLAILLYIHTTKYPVAYISGATEVGTVTAPIMASFSSQGPNTITPEILKPDITAPGVQIIAAYTEARGPTFLQSDDRRVLFNIVSGTSMSCPHVSGAVGLLKKIHPNWSPSAIRSAIMTSATTRSNLRQPIANDTLAEGNPFNYGAGHLSPNRAMDPGLVYDLTITDYLNFLCSIGYNTTQLSTFVDKKYECPSKPMRPWDLNYPSITVPSLSGKVTVTRTLKNVGTPATYTVRIKAPSGISVKVEPKRLRFEKINEEKMFKVTIEAKRDDGGGEYVFGRLIWSDGKHFVGSPIVVNATTFHM; encoded by the exons ATGGGGATTATGAGTcctcttttccttctctctttcaTTCTCTTCACTGTGATGAAGTATCCAACGCTGGCTCTCAAACGG TCATATGTGGTGTACCTAGGTAGTCATTCACATGGAGCTGAACCTACTTCTGTACTGGACTTTAGCAGAATTACTGATTCCCATCATGATCTTTTGGTTTCTTGCTTGGGCAG CAAGAAGAAGGCACAAGAAGCAATTTTTTACTCCTACACACGTTACATAAATGGTTTTGCTGCTGTCCTGGAAGACGAAGAGGCAGCTGAGCTCTCAA AGCGGCCAGGAGTTGTATCTGTTTTCTTAAACCagaaaaatgaaatgcaaaCGACTAGGTCCTGGGAGTTTCTTGGACTAGAGAGAAATGGAGAGATTCCTGCAGATTCTATCTGGATGAAGGCAGGATTTGGGGAAGATATAATTATTGGAAACCTAGACACTG GTGTTTGGCCAGAATCAGAAAGCTTCAATGACAAAGGAATGGGACCAATTCCATCGAAGTGGAAAGGTTACTGTGAGCCCAATGATGGTGTCAAGTGCAACAG GAAGCTGATTGGAGCGAGGTACTTCAACAAAGGGTATGAAGCAGCCTTGGGGAGGCTGCTCAATTCTTCCTACCAAACTGCACGAGATACATATGGGCATGGCACGCATACACTGTCCACAGCTGGTGGTGGATTTGTTGGTGAAGCAAACCTCTTGGGTTCAGGCTATGGAACTGCAAAGGGCGGCTCTCCTAAGGCTCGAGTTGCTTCATACAAGGTTTGCTGGCAAGGTTGCTATGATGCTGATATATTGGCTGCCTTTGATGCTGCCATACATGATGGGGTTGACATTCTCTCTATTTCACTTGGAGGCCCTCCTCGTGATTATTTCTTGGACAGCATCGCAATTGGATCATTTCAAGCTGTCAAGAATGGAATTGTTGTTGTCTGCTCAGCAGGTAATTCTGGACCAACGCCTGGGAGTGTTACAAACTTGGCACCCTGGATTCTGACTGTTGCAGCTAGTACAATTGATAGGGAATTTCCCTCTAATGTCATGCTGGGTAATAACAAGCAATTCAAG GGCCTGAGCTTCAAAACCAATAGTTTAACAGCCGAGAAGTTTTATCCCCTGGTATATTCTGTAGATGCTAGAGCTGATAATGCTTCTGCAAGAGACGC ACAAATTTGCTCAGTTGGATCCCTGGACCCAAAGAAGGTGAAAGGAAAGATTGTATACTGTCTGGTTGATCCGAGTGGTCTCAATGCACTTAATGTTGAGAAGAGCTGGGTGGTTGCTCAGGCTGGTGGCATTGGGATGATTCTTGCTAACCATCTTACTACCACTACTTTGATTCCTCAAGCCCACTTTGTTCCCACTTCACGCGTCTCTGCAGCTGATGGTCTTGCCATTTTGTTATACATTCACACTACGAA ATACCCTGTGGCTTACATCAGTGGTGCAACTGAAGTGGGTACAGTCACAGCACCAATCATGGCTTCCTTTTCGTCTCAGGGTCCTAATACGATCACTCCAGAAATCCTCAAG CCTGACATCACCGCACCCGGGGTGCAAATTATAGCTGCTTACACAGAAGCAAGGGGGCCTACATTTCTCCAATCAGATGATCGTCGTGTTCTCTTCAACATCGTATCTGGTACTTCAATGTCATGCCCTCATGTTTCTGGAGCTGTAGGCCTTCTCAAAAAAATTCACCCTAATTGGAGCCCATCAGCCATAAGATCTGCAATCATGACCTCCG CGACAACCAGAAGTAATTTGAGACAACCTATAGCAAATGACACACTAGCAGAGGGAAACCCCTTCAACTATGGTGCAGGGCATCTCTCGCCTAACCGTGCAATGGACCCAGGCTTGGTCTATGACTTAACCATCACTGACTACTTGAACTTTCTGTGCTCTATTGGCTATAACACAACACAACTTTCAACATTTGTGGACAAGAAATACGAATGCCCATCAAAGCCCATGAGACCTTGGGATTTAAACTACCCCTCAATAACTGTCCCGAGTCTCTCAGGAAAGGTAACGGTGACTCGGACCCTAAAGAATGTTGGAACTCCAGCTACATACACGGTTCGAATTAAGGCGCCTAGTGGAATATCGGTGAAGGTGGAACCTAAGAGACTGAGatttgaaaagataaatgaagagaaaatgttCAAGGTGACAATAGAGGCCAAGAGAGATGATGGGGGAGGTGAGTATGTTTTCGGAAGGCTCATATGGTCAGATGGAAAACACTTCGTCGGAAGCCCTATAGTGGTCAATGCAACCACTTTCCATATGTAA